Proteins encoded in a region of the Antedon mediterranea chromosome 2, ecAntMedi1.1, whole genome shotgun sequence genome:
- the LOC140040385 gene encoding guanine deaminase-like yields MDIIFFGTFMHSTKEHSLQILENHYIGINDGQIQFLTDKEDFERLAAKFSYNLQSVRHLKPGQFLIPGLVDTHIHASQYPNAGSKMDLPLLDWLEKYTFPLEAKFSDLEFAEKCYRKVVARTLKNGTTTACYFATIHPESSLKLGEICDEYGQRAYIGKVSMDISSHSNYTETTEKSIRDTRWFIESIKKLNNPLVTPCITPRFAVNCSPSLLRALGNIAKEYGGLPIQTHINETVRERESVLKLFPKHDSYAHIYESFGLLTNKTVMAHCVYMNDCEFDTFKETEAGISHCPTSNTMLQSGIMDLRKSLDKGVKIGLGTDISGGYSASVQAAIRDGVGASKTLGMDKSKSYKPVDFKELFRLATLGGSKVLGLDDKIGNFKVGKEFDALLIDLTVTDSPCDIFGDEISEDLLQKFIFLGDDRNIVEVYVKGQQRLQNNNFLC; encoded by the exons ATGGATATCATATTTTTCGGGACGTTTATGCACTCTACAAAAGAACATTCATTGCAGATTTTGGAAAATCATTACATAGGCATTAACGATGGACAG ataCAATTTTTGACCGACAAAGAAGATTTTGAAAGATTGGCCGCCAAGTTTAGTTACAACTTGCAATCAGTTAGACATCTTAAACCAGG GCAATTTTTAATACCGGGGTTGGTTGATACACATATACATGCTTCGCAGTACCCGAATGCTGGTAGCAAGATGGACCTACCTTTGCTGGATTGGCTAGAAAAATACACTTTCCCACTCGAAGCAAAGTTTTCGGATCTTGAATTTGCAGAGAAATGTTATCGCAAAGTTGTG GCACGAACTCTAAAAAATGGAACAACCACTGCCTGCTATTTTGCCACAATACACCCAGAAAGTTCATTGAAACTTGGAGAAATTTGTG aTGAATATGGGCAGCGGGCCTACATTGGCAAGGTTAGCATGGACATTTCAAGCCATAGTAATTACACAGAAACTACTGAAAAGTCAATACGAGATACAAGAtg gTTTATCGAGTCTATCAAAAAACTGAATAACCCTCTGGTTACACCTTGTATTACTCCTCGATTTGCTGTCAACTGTTCGCCATCGCTATTACGTGCACTCGGCAATATTGCTAAAGAATATGGAGGATTACCAATTCAG ACACATATCAACGAAACTGTTCGTGAACGAGAGAGTGTTCTCAAATTGTTTCCAAAACACGATAGCTATGCACATATATACGAATCATTTGGGTTATTAACTAATAAG ACTGTGATGGCACACTGTGTATACATGAACGATTGTGAGTTCGATACATTCAAAGAGACTGAAGCAGGAATCTCGCATTGTCCTACATCAAACACTAT GTTACAGAGTGGAATAATGGATCTTCGAAAAAGCTTGGACAAAGGTGTCAAAATAGGACTGGGTACAG ATATTTCAGGCGGATACAGCGCGTCTGTACAAGCAGCAATCCGTGACGGAGTAGGAGCTTCTAAAACTCTTGGAATGGACAAATCAAAATCTTATAAGCCTGTAGATTTCAAAGAACTGTTTCGACTTGCAACATTGGGAGGAAGTAAAG TTTTAGGTTTAGACGACAAAATAGGAAACTTTAAAGTTGGAAAAGAATTTGATGCTCTTTTAATTGACCTGACCGTCACCGACAGTCCCTGTGATATTTTTGGGGACGAGATATCAGAG GACCTACTTcagaaatttatttttctag GAGACGACCGAAACATTGTGGAGGTATACGTAAAGGGCCAGCAACGTCTTCAGAATAACAACTTTCTTTGTTAA